TTACCGGTGTCATCGTATATCCCTTCATCCCGCAATCGACGTTTCCCCAAATAGAAAAGCAATCGCTGGATCTGGTCCAAACCTAAGACGGCCGTGGTCGGGTCATTGATGGCGGGAGAAAGCGCACGAATGGAGATATCGACTATGATCCGAAAGGCGAAGGCAGGATCCTGGGCTATGGTCCGCTCCGAGCCTAAGGCCACGGCGCCCAACAATTTCATTTGAGGGATTTGAGCCGCACCGTCATAGAGATGAAACAGAGGGGATCCCTTGGAAACAAAATCCCCGACTTGGGGGACAAGGGCGATCACCCCATTGTGCTGAATGGCCAGTTTTTTAAGACCTTCCAAGTCGAGTGCCAGGAGGACCCCGGACTTCCCAGAAAATAGGACCTGCTGGTATTCTTTTCCTCGAAGCAGTTGAGTGGAGGGAATCGGCAGCGAAGACCCCTCCAGAAGGCTTGGATAGACCTCTTCAATGACCTTGCGTCCCTCCTCTGCAACCTTGACCAGAATCGAAATGGGCCGAAGGGATTTGGCGATAAAATCGACCAGGTAAAGAAAGGTTCCAATGCCGATGACGCTAAATGCAATCCCCAAAGATACCGGGAGTTGGGGCACCGGTTCCCGGACTCGGCTTAGGATGGCGAGGCAATAAATAAAGGTGAATAGAAAAATTCCCGCCGCCAGCCGCGTCGGCCGTCCAGAAAAGACGCGGGAGATAACCCTTGGCGTCAATTGAGTCGAGGCGATTTGGACCACCAGAAGCAACATCGTAAAAAGGAAGAGGGTAAAGGTCAACATCGCCCCGGACAAGACTCCCAAGATAGCCCGGGCCCCTTCCGCATCATAATTTAAGAGGGCAAAGTTGGTTTCTTTCTCTAATAATCGAGATAAAGGGGCGACAATCATCGCCGAAACCACACCAAGTAAAGGAAAGAACCAAAAGGAGGAGAAAAAAAATTCCTTGATGCGATATCGGGTCAGCCAGTTCATGGGGGGCTCTTTATAAAGACCCAATTTTCGCAGCTTTCAACAAGTTCACAAAGGGAATAATAAATTTCCACAACCGCGTTATCCCAGTCTTCATTTGAATCCTTATT
This bacterium DNA region includes the following protein-coding sequences:
- a CDS encoding DUF2254 domain-containing protein, which translates into the protein MNWLTRYRIKEFFFSSFWFFPLLGVVSAMIVAPLSRLLEKETNFALLNYDAEGARAILGVLSGAMLTFTLFLFTMLLLVVQIASTQLTPRVISRVFSGRPTRLAAGIFLFTFIYCLAILSRVREPVPQLPVSLGIAFSVIGIGTFLYLVDFIAKSLRPISILVKVAEEGRKVIEEVYPSLLEGSSLPIPSTQLLRGKEYQQVLFSGKSGVLLALDLEGLKKLAIQHNGVIALVPQVGDFVSKGSPLFHLYDGAAQIPQMKLLGAVALGSERTIAQDPAFAFRIIVDISIRALSPAINDPTTAVLGLDQIQRLLFYLGKRRLRDEGIYDDTGKLRMLVRTPNWEDFVRLGTREIRWYGADSFQINRRLRAMLEDLMKRLTQERLVALEQELQLLNRSAEKHFLEPEDQRRALEPDFQGFGGGTPHSGKRVQ